The DNA window AAGATCGCCTGCGGGCGCTGCTGGGCAAAATGGAAGAGGTCTAACGCCTTTCGCTTTTGCCGAACGCAAACAGAAAGGGCGCCTGATGGCGCCCTTTTGCAAATCGGGGATTATTCGAGATCGAGTGGGTCTTCGGAAAGAATAATGCCGGTGTTGTCGGCATACAGATGATCGCCGGAAAAGAAGGTCACGCCGCCAAAGTTAACGCGGATATCGCTTTCGCCAATGCCTTCGCTCGTGGCGCCGGCCGGCGTCGCCGCCATCGCCTGGATGCCGATGTCGAGCTCTTCCAGATCGTCCACCTGGCGCACCGCACCATACACCACGATGCCTTCCCACTCATTTTGCACCGCCAGACGCGCCAGTTCTGCGTTAATCAGCGCACGGCGCACCGAGCCGCCGCCGTCGACCAGCAGCACACGGCCAAGGCCGTTCTCTTCGAGCAGATCGAAAAGCAGGCCGTTATCCTCAAAGCATTTCACCGTGGTGATCTGACCGCCAAATGAAGTACGCCCGCCAAAATTGGAGAATAGAGGTTCAACGACGTTCACCTCTTCATGATAGATGTCGCAAAGTTCGGAAGTATCGTATTTCATAGGATTTTACGTCTGTTTGCCGCTGGAATAACCAGTATATCCCTTTAATCGCCCCGTTGGCAAAATCATCAGCGCCCATCTGCATTGGCAGCTGATTTCGCCATATCGCCAGGCCTAGCTTAGCACCACGCCGATGGCGAATAGCACATTGGCCAGCAGCGCCGCTTTGACCATATCTTCCAGCATTGGGCGCATGGCCGTCGCCGTTTTGTTCCGCAACACCCGCACGCCATGGCGCAGCAGCAGCGGGATAGCGAGCACGAACAGCCAGCCCCAGGCGCTGTGCAGGTTAAGCAGGGCAAACAGCGCAAAGCACACCACGGCCATGATCAGCAGCAGCGCATGGTAGTAGCGGGCGTTGATCGGCCCCAGGCGCACGGCAAGGGTGTTCTTGCCGTTTTCGCGATCGCTGTCGATATCGCGTAGGTTGTTGATGTTCAGCACCGCCGTCGCCAGCAGGCCGCAGGCGGTGGCCGGCAGCATGACAACGCTGTCGAAACTGTGGGTTTGCAGGTAGTAAGTACCGGCCACGCTCAGCCAGCCGAAGAACACCAGCACGGAAATATCCCCCAGTCCCAGGTAGCCGTATGGCTTGTTGCCCACGGTGTAGGTAATGGCGGCAATGATGGCCAGCGCGCCCAACACCAGGAAACCGATAACGTCGCTGGGCTGTTCGCAGGCCAGCGCAATCAGAGAACAGCCGGAGATCGCAATCAGCACCACCGTCAGCACCAGCGCGCGCTTCATCTGTGCCTGTGTGATTAACCCTTTTTGCATACCGCGCAATGGCCCGATGCGGTCTTCTTTATCGCTGCCTTTGGCGGCATCGCCATAGTCGTTCGCCAGGTTAGAGAGGATTTGCAACAGGCCGGCGGTTAGCAGGGCCAATAGCGCCACGCCCGGTTTCAGGCTGTCTTGCCATGCGGCGATGGCGGAACCGACCACGATAGAGGCAAAGGCCAGCGGCAGGGTACGCGGTCGTAAACTTTCCAGCCAGGCTTTGACCGGCGTGGTGGTGGTTGATGAGCTCATTTTTCGCTTCGGCAAGTAATTGGCTATATCCGCTGGAAATAATTGTGGGAGGCAATGCCTCCCACACAGATAACTGCCAGGACAATGATAGCGCGATTATAAGATAAAACGACTCAGATCTTCATCCGCTACCAGCGCATCCAGATGATTACCGACGTAATCGGCGTTGATGATGATGGATTCGCCGTTACTTTCACTGGCGCTGAAGGAAATATCTTCCATCAAACGTTCCAGCACCGTATGCAGACGGCGCGCACCGATGTTTTCCGTGCGTTCGTTAACCTGCCATGCGGCTTCGGCGATGCGGCGGATACCGTCGGCGGTGAAGTCGATGGTAACGCCTTCTGTCGCCATCAATGCCTTGTACTGTTCGGTCAGCGACGCATTCGGCTCGGTGAGGATGCGTTCAAAGTCTTCGGTGCTCAGCGCCTGCAGCTCAACGCGGATCGGCAGGCGGCCCTGCAGTTCCGGGATCAGATCGGACGGGCTGGCCACCTGGAAAGCGCCGGAGGCGATGAACAGGATATGGTCGGTTTTCACCATGCCGTGCTTGGTGGACACGGTACTGCCTTCCACCAGCGGCAGCAGATCGCGCTGCACGCCTTCACGGGACACATCCGGGCCGGAAGCGTTGCCGCGTTTACAGATTTTATCGATCTCATCAATAAACACGATGCCATGCTGTTCAACGGCTTCGATCGCCAGCTCTTTCAGCTCTTCCGGGTTCACCAGCTTGGCGGCTTCTTCTTCCACCAGCAGCGTGAAGGCTTCCTTGATTTTCAGCTTGCGCGGCTTCTGTTTTTGCCCACCCAGGTTTTGGAACATCGACTGCAGCTGGCTGGTCATTTCTTCCATGCCCGGCGGCGCCATGATCTCTACGCCCATCGGGGCGGCGGTGAGATTGATTTCAATCTCTTTATCGTCCAGTTGGCCTTCACGCAGTTTCTTGCGGAAAGACTGACGGGCGGTCGACGGTTCCTGCTCTTCAGCCTGGCCCCAGTTGTTTTTCGCCGGCGGGATCAGCACATCAAGGATCCGCTCTTCCGCCATTTCTTCTGCACGGGTGCGGTTTTTCTCGATTGACTGCAGGCGAATCATTTTCACCGCGGCGTCGGTCAGATCGCGGATGATAGAGTCGACTTCTTTACCCACATAGCCCACTTCGGTGAACTTGGTGGCTTCGACCTTGATGAACGGCGCATTGGCCAGTTTTGCCAGACGACGGGCGATTTCGGTTTTACCGACGCCGGTCGGGCCGATCATCAGGATGTTTTTCGGTGTGACTTCGTGACGCAGCTCATCGTTGAGCTGCATGCGGCGCCAGCGGTTACGCAGTGCGATAGCGACGGCACGCTTGGCCTGGCTTTGGCCGATAATGTAGCTGTCCAGCTCGCTGACGATCTCGCGCGGGGTCATTTCAGACATAGTATTCGGTCCTTACGCTTTGGAAGGCAATTCTTCAATAGTGTGGAAATGGTTGGTGTAAATACAGATGTCGCCGGCGATGCCGAGGGATTTCTCGACGATGTCGCGGGCGCTCAGCTCGGTATTTTCCAACAGCGCGCGGGCAGCTGCCTGGGCATAAGGGCCGCCGGAGCCGATCGCGATTAAATCATTTTCAGGTTGAACGACGTCACCGTTGCCGGTGATGATCAGTGACGCATTTTCATCAGCCACGGCCAGCAGCGCTTCCAGCTTACGCAGCATGCGATCGGTGCGCCAGTCTTTCGCCAGCTCAACGGCGGCCTTAACCAGGTGGCCCTGATGCATTTCCAGCTTGCGTTCGAACAGTTCGAACAGCGTGAAGGCGTCAGCAGTACCCCCGGCGAAACCAGCGATGACTTTGTCGTTGTAAAGGCGGCGCACTTTTTTCACGTTGCCTTTCATCACGGTGTTACCCAAAGTGGCCTGGCCATCACCACCGATAACTACCTGGCCGTTACGGCGTACGCTTACAATTGTTGTCACGAGCAGACCCTCGTATAAAACGGAAAGAAGTCCCCGTAGCGGCTGCTTGCGCAACCGTTACGAGGCATATTGAGAATATAGATGGGGGGGGATTGAGACTTTTCAACCCCCAACGGCGAGGGGAATGCAACTTGACATGCCGATGCCCTTCAGGCGCGCCAGCGTTTTGTCTGCCGTGGCGCGGCTGCTGTAGGGGCCGAGAACTACGCGGTTCCAGCCACCGCCAGCGGTGATACGGCTTTCAAGGCCTTCAAACGCCAGCTGCGCGCGCACAGATTCAGCCTGATCGGTGGCGCGGAATGAGCCACACTGCACCATCCAGCGTTGTTTCTGCTCGGGTTTCTCGGGTTTCTCTTGCTTCGCCGTTTCCTGCTTCGCTTCCGGCTTGGGTTGCGGTTGCGGTTGCGGTTTTGGCGCAGGCGCAGGTTTAGCGGGTTGCACCGGTGCCGCAGGCGCCGCCGTGGTGTTACTGTTAAACGGATTACGCTGTGTATTCACCTGGGGCTGCGATTGCTGTTGCTGTTGAACCTGCTGTTGCCGCTGTAACTGCTGTTGTTGCTGTTGCTGTTGCTGGCGGCTGTGCTGCTGCGCCTGGCCCGGATCGTTATACGGCACTTCATTAAGCTGTGTTGGGCGCTGTTGCAGATCGGCCTGCATTTGTTCCAGCAGTTGGCGCTGTTCCGGCGTGAGCTGGGTCTGCGAATTGACTTCCCCACCGGCGGAAGGTTCTGTTGGGGTTTGTACGCCAATCTGGCGGTTTTCCAGCTCTTTGATATAGCGCCAGCGTTCTTCCGGCTTCGGCGGCAGGTTGCTGCCTGGGCGGGTGCTGTGCGCAGGCAACAGCGGCGCTTCATCCGGCTTATTGTGCGTAATAAAATAGAGGCCACCGATAAAGATCACCAGCAGGGCAACGGCAAGCGCCACCACGGTTTTGGATACCTTCGGAGAACTGCGTTTTTTACGGCTGGGGGTTTTGCGCCGCGCTCCTGAGCGCCCGCGGCTTACATAGTCTCTCTGTGCCACTATTTCCGCTATATCCTGATGGGTTAAGAGCCTATCCTCTAGGCTATTTTATTTGCCATTTTGAAGCCGGGCCGGGCACAAGCCCACTGGTGAGGTGTTTCCACACCGGCCGTCTTCACACTGTATATAACCAATAACGGTGCCCATTGCATCAGCGCCGGGTTCGTTATGTTACTGAACTCTAAAATATTTGACTAGCGTTTAGGCGCAGCCGTGCTACCCCTGATAACCAATTCACTTTCTAATAGCCGCGATTCGCTGGATACCGCCTGGCCGTGCAGCTGTTCCAACAGTAGCAGCATCGCCTGTTGGCCAATCTGGTAGCGCGGCTGCGCTACGGTGGTTAATGGCGGATCGCAATACTGCGCCAGCTTGATATCGTCGAACCCGATGATGGACAGATCTTGCGGCACGCGCAGCCCCAGTTTTTTCGCCTGCGACAGCACGCCAATCGCCATGACATCGCTGTGGCAGAAAATCGCCGTTGGCGGCTTCGGCAGCACCATCAGCGCCGCCAGCGCCTGGGCACCAGCCTCATAGGTGAAATCACCCCGGCTAATATAGCTGCTTTCGACGGTAATGCCATTACGCCGTAGCGCCTGGACGTAACCCTGCAGCCGGTAATGGCTGAGCGGCATATGCTCCGGCCCCGCCACACAGGCAATCTGCCGGTGGCCAAGTTGGTGCAGGTAATGCACGGCTTCGAATGCGGCGGTCAGGTTGTCAATGTGCACCGTCGGCAGTTCAAGTTCCGGGGCAAACTCGTTGGCCATGACCATCGGCGGCAGATTACGCTGCTCTTCCTTACTGGCGTCAAAGGGCAGATTGGAACCGAGCAGCAGCATACCATCAATCTGCTTGGTAATGATCAGGTTAACAAACGTACGCTCCTGCTGATTTTGCTGGGCGCAGTCGCCGATCAGCACCAGATAGCCCTGTTGCGCGGCGGTTTGCTCGATCCCGGTGATCACATCTGCGAAGAAGGGATCGCAGATATCTGGGACGATCACCAGGATGGTGCGGGATTCGTTGCGTTTTATATTGCGCGACAGGGCATGCGGGGAATAGCCCACGGCCAATACGGCCTGTTCCACTTTCTGGCGCGTTGGCGTCGACACTTTTTCCGGATTCATCAGCGCACGCGACACGGTTGCCGTCGAAACGCCCGCCATTTCGGCTACGTCTTTCATGGTGGCCATCGGTAATTCTTTTTTGTACTCCAACGCCTATCTCCTTGCGCCAGCCCCGTGCTAACGCGATGACTTCAATGTACTCACCTCGCCTGGCGTATGGGCGCGCGTTTGCACGCAGTGCCCACGATTGCGGTGATAAAACGCCTGCGCTGACATTCTAAACAGATTGCGCGTTGCTTTTGTTACCTAATTTTCAGAAAAAAGGTGAGAACCGGAAGTTTTTTCGCGTTTACTCGCAATTATTAAGGGTAAACGCCAGCATTTGGCTGCCTGAATCGGACTTTTCCGGCTTAGCTGTCGATCGGGTCGACGTCCAGTGACCATTTCACTTTGCGCGCCTGCGGCAGCGTGCCGACTAGCGGCAGCGTGCTTTTCATCAGGTGCTGCAGGACGCGCCGTGACGGATGCTGCAGCAACAGCTGCCAGCGGAAACGGCCGCCGCGTTTTGCCTGCAGCGCCGGCACCGGCCCCATCACCCACAGCGCTTCGTCTTTCAGCGGGCTGGCTTCCAGCAGATTGCGCAACTGCTGGAGGAACTGTGGCGCCTGCTGGTTATCATGATCGTCCGCGCGCACCAGAATATGGCTGGTGTACGGCGGCAGAAACACACTATTGCGTTCCGCCAGCGCCTGGCTGGCAAAGGCGTCGTAGCCCTGTTGCAGCAGGATTTGCAATAAAGGGTGCTCTGGATGGTGGGTTTGCAGCAGCACCTCGCCCTGTTTGCCGGCACGGCCCGCGCGGCCGGACACCTGGGTATACAGCTGGGCGAAGCGTTCCGCAGAGCGGAAGTCGGCGGAAAACAACGCGCCGTCGACATCCAGCAGGGCAACCAGCGTGACATCGGGGAAGTGGTGCCCCTTGGCCAGCATCTGGGTGCCGATCAAAATACGCGCGCCGCCACGGTGAATCGCCGCCAGGTGTTGCTCCAGCGACCCTTTACGGCTGGTGGTA is part of the Gibbsiella quercinecans genome and encodes:
- the rraA gene encoding ribonuclease E activity regulator RraA; the protein is MKYDTSELCDIYHEEVNVVEPLFSNFGGRTSFGGQITTVKCFEDNGLLFDLLEENGLGRVLLVDGGGSVRRALINAELARLAVQNEWEGIVVYGAVRQVDDLEELDIGIQAMAATPAGATSEGIGESDIRVNFGGVTFFSGDHLYADNTGIILSEDPLDLE
- a CDS encoding 1,4-dihydroxy-2-naphthoate polyprenyltransferase, whose product is MSSSTTTTPVKAWLESLRPRTLPLAFASIVVGSAIAAWQDSLKPGVALLALLTAGLLQILSNLANDYGDAAKGSDKEDRIGPLRGMQKGLITQAQMKRALVLTVVLIAISGCSLIALACEQPSDVIGFLVLGALAIIAAITYTVGNKPYGYLGLGDISVLVFFGWLSVAGTYYLQTHSFDSVVMLPATACGLLATAVLNINNLRDIDSDRENGKNTLAVRLGPINARYYHALLLIMAVVCFALFALLNLHSAWGWLFVLAIPLLLRHGVRVLRNKTATAMRPMLEDMVKAALLANVLFAIGVVLS
- the hslU gene encoding HslU--HslV peptidase ATPase subunit yields the protein MSEMTPREIVSELDSYIIGQSQAKRAVAIALRNRWRRMQLNDELRHEVTPKNILMIGPTGVGKTEIARRLAKLANAPFIKVEATKFTEVGYVGKEVDSIIRDLTDAAVKMIRLQSIEKNRTRAEEMAEERILDVLIPPAKNNWGQAEEQEPSTARQSFRKKLREGQLDDKEIEINLTAAPMGVEIMAPPGMEEMTSQLQSMFQNLGGQKQKPRKLKIKEAFTLLVEEEAAKLVNPEELKELAIEAVEQHGIVFIDEIDKICKRGNASGPDVSREGVQRDLLPLVEGSTVSTKHGMVKTDHILFIASGAFQVASPSDLIPELQGRLPIRVELQALSTEDFERILTEPNASLTEQYKALMATEGVTIDFTADGIRRIAEAAWQVNERTENIGARRLHTVLERLMEDISFSASESNGESIIINADYVGNHLDALVADEDLSRFIL
- the hslV gene encoding ATP-dependent protease subunit HslV, which translates into the protein MTTIVSVRRNGQVVIGGDGQATLGNTVMKGNVKKVRRLYNDKVIAGFAGGTADAFTLFELFERKLEMHQGHLVKAAVELAKDWRTDRMLRKLEALLAVADENASLIITGNGDVVQPENDLIAIGSGGPYAQAAARALLENTELSARDIVEKSLGIAGDICIYTNHFHTIEELPSKA
- the ftsN gene encoding cell division protein FtsN, which gives rise to MAQRDYVSRGRSGARRKTPSRKKRSSPKVSKTVVALAVALLVIFIGGLYFITHNKPDEAPLLPAHSTRPGSNLPPKPEERWRYIKELENRQIGVQTPTEPSAGGEVNSQTQLTPEQRQLLEQMQADLQQRPTQLNEVPYNDPGQAQQHSRQQQQQQQQQLQRQQQVQQQQQSQPQVNTQRNPFNSNTTAAPAAPVQPAKPAPAPKPQPQPQPKPEAKQETAKQEKPEKPEQKQRWMVQCGSFRATDQAESVRAQLAFEGLESRITAGGGWNRVVLGPYSSRATADKTLARLKGIGMSSCIPLAVGG
- the cytR gene encoding DNA-binding transcriptional regulator CytR, whose translation is MEYKKELPMATMKDVAEMAGVSTATVSRALMNPEKVSTPTRQKVEQAVLAVGYSPHALSRNIKRNESRTILVIVPDICDPFFADVITGIEQTAAQQGYLVLIGDCAQQNQQERTFVNLIITKQIDGMLLLGSNLPFDASKEEQRNLPPMVMANEFAPELELPTVHIDNLTAAFEAVHYLHQLGHRQIACVAGPEHMPLSHYRLQGYVQALRRNGITVESSYISRGDFTYEAGAQALAALMVLPKPPTAIFCHSDVMAIGVLSQAKKLGLRVPQDLSIIGFDDIKLAQYCDPPLTTVAQPRYQIGQQAMLLLLEQLHGQAVSSESRLLESELVIRGSTAAPKR